The sequence AGCGCAAGCGGGCGCTGCGCGAGCTGCGGGCGCGGGCCCAGGCATGAGCGCCGCCGCCGCGCGCGTGCGCACCGTCTTCCTCGGCACGAGCTGGTTCGCCGCCGACGTCCTGCGCCGCCTGGTCGACGCGGACCACGCGCCCGCGCTCGTGGTCACCCGCCCCGATCGCCCGGCGGGCCGCGGCCGCAAGCTCACCCCGCCGCCGGTGGCGGACGCGGCGCGCGAGCTGGGCCTGCCGGTCGAGCAGCCCGAGCGCCTGGACGACGACGCCGTCGCCCGCATCGACGCCGCCCGCCCCGACGCGCTCGTCGTCTGCGCGTACGGCGCGATCGTCCGCGAGCCGCTGCTCTCGCGCTACCCGCTGCTGAACGTCCACCCGTCGCTGCTGCCGCGCTGGCGCGGCGCCGCCCCGGTCGAGCGGGCCATCATGGCCGGCGACGCCGAGACGGGGGTGTCCATCATGGAGCTCGTCGAGGAGCTCGACGCGGGCCCCGTGATCGCGCAGGAGACGACGCCGATCGGCCCGGACGACACGTACGGCGACGTGGCCCCGCGCCTCGTCGAGCTCGGCTCGCGGATGCTGGTCGACGCGCTCGACCGCCTGGCCGACGGCCCGCTGCCGAGCACGCCGCAGCCCGCGGACGGCGTGACGTACGCCGAGAAGATCGCCGCCGCGGACCGCGACCTGGACCCGTCCGCGCCGGCGCAGGCGCAGCACGACCACGTCCGGGCGCTCAGCCCGCACATCGGGGCGCGCCTGCGGCTGGACGACGGCACCGTGCTCGGCGTCCGCCGCACGCGGATCGGCGAGGACGGCGGCCTGGAGCTGCTCGAGGTGCAGCCGCCCGGGGGCCGCCCGATGGCCTACGCGGACTTCCTGCGCGGGCGGGGCGGCCGATGAGCGGCGACGGGCTGCCGCAGCGTGGGTCGGGGCGCCCGGACCGCTGGGAGCGCCGCCCCAACCGCGGGCCCGCGCGCACCGGGTCGCCCGGGGGCGGCGCGAAGCGCGGCGCCCAGGGCGGCCCCGGGCCCGGCGCCGGCGGCGGCCGGTCCGGGGGGACGACGGGCGGCCCCGCCGGCGGCCGGCCCGGGCCCGCGAAGGGCGGCGCGCGGCGGCCGCCCGCGGACGGCCCCGACCGCGCGGGCGCGGCCCGCCGCGCGGCCCACGAGGTCGTCGTCCGCTGCCTGCGCGACGGCGCCTTCGCCGACCGCGCCCTGCACGGCGCCGCCGGCCACCTGGATCCCCGCGAGCGCGGGCAGGCCAAGCGCTTGGCGTTCGGCGCGATCCAGCGCCGGCTGACGCTCGACCACGTCATCGGCCAGCACGTGGACCGCGCGCTCGACGCCGAGGTCCGCGCCGCGCTGCAGATCGGGCTGTACGAGCTGCTCTTCAGCGACGGCACCCCGCCGCGCGCGGCCGTCGCGTCGGCGGTCGAGCTGGCGAAGCCGAACGTCGGCTTCCGCCTGGTCAACGCGGTGCTGCGCCGCGTCGCCGACGGCGGCGAGGAGGCGCGCCGCATCCCGACGGACGAGACCCCGAAGGGCGCCGCGATCCGTCACAGCCACCCGCTGTGGCTCGTGCAGCGCTGGTGGGACTGGCTGGGCCCGAACGCCACCCGGGCGCTGCTGGCCGCCGACAACGAGCCGCAGGAGCTCGTGCTGCGGGCCAACGGCCTGCGCGCCGGCGCCGGCGAGGTGCCGGGCGTGCCGTTCGACCCCGAGATGCCCGAGGCACGGCGCGTCGAGGGCGGCCTGGACGTGCTGGGCGACCCCGCGTGGCACGCCGGGGCGTACGTCGCGATGTCGTACGGGTCGATGATCGTCGGGCGAGCCGTCGCCCCGCAGCCGGGCGAGCGCGTGCTCGACCTGTGCGCGGCGCCGGGCGGCAAGACGACGCACATGGCCGACCTGATGGGCGGCACCGGGTCGATCCTGGCGCTCGAGAAGCACGGGGGCCGCGCCCGCGCGCTGCGCCGCACGTGCGAGCGGGTGGGCGCGACCAACGTCGAGGTCGTCCACGCCGACGCGCTCGAGCACGAGCTGCCCGCCGGGTCCTTCGACCGCGTCCTGCTCGACGCCCCCTGCAGCGGACTGGGGACGCTCGCGGCCCACCCGGACCTGCGGTGGCGGATCCAGGAGGCCGACCTGCGCGAGGTGGAACGCCTGCAGGGACGCCTGCTCGAGGTGGCCGAGCGCGCCCTCGCGCCCGGCGGACGCCTCGTGTACAGCGTGTGCACGCTCAATCCCGGCGAGGAGCGCCTGCCCGAGGGCGCGACCCGGCGCCTGCTGCCGCACCGCGACCGCACCGACG comes from Patulibacter sp. SYSU D01012 and encodes:
- a CDS encoding transcription antitermination factor NusB; protein product: MSGDGLPQRGSGRPDRWERRPNRGPARTGSPGGGAKRGAQGGPGPGAGGGRSGGTTGGPAGGRPGPAKGGARRPPADGPDRAGAARRAAHEVVVRCLRDGAFADRALHGAAGHLDPRERGQAKRLAFGAIQRRLTLDHVIGQHVDRALDAEVRAALQIGLYELLFSDGTPPRAAVASAVELAKPNVGFRLVNAVLRRVADGGEEARRIPTDETPKGAAIRHSHPLWLVQRWWDWLGPNATRALLAADNEPQELVLRANGLRAGAGEVPGVPFDPEMPEARRVEGGLDVLGDPAWHAGAYVAMSYGSMIVGRAVAPQPGERVLDLCAAPGGKTTHMADLMGGTGSILALEKHGGRARALRRTCERVGATNVEVVHADALEHELPAGSFDRVLLDAPCSGLGTLAAHPDLRWRIQEADLREVERLQGRLLEVAERALAPGGRLVYSVCTLNPGEERLPEGATRRLLPHRDRTDGFYLSAVGG
- the fmt gene encoding methionyl-tRNA formyltransferase, which translates into the protein MSAAAARVRTVFLGTSWFAADVLRRLVDADHAPALVVTRPDRPAGRGRKLTPPPVADAARELGLPVEQPERLDDDAVARIDAARPDALVVCAYGAIVREPLLSRYPLLNVHPSLLPRWRGAAPVERAIMAGDAETGVSIMELVEELDAGPVIAQETTPIGPDDTYGDVAPRLVELGSRMLVDALDRLADGPLPSTPQPADGVTYAEKIAAADRDLDPSAPAQAQHDHVRALSPHIGARLRLDDGTVLGVRRTRIGEDGGLELLEVQPPGGRPMAYADFLRGRGGR